One region of Gemmatimonadaceae bacterium genomic DNA includes:
- a CDS encoding DUF2188 domain-containing protein codes for MSASKKAGVHTTPNPSGKGWVNQQGGEVLSNHRLKERAVEQGRSDAQKAKVEHTIHNKDGKIGTKNSYGGDTNPPKDRNR; via the coding sequence ATGTCGGCGAGCAAGAAAGCAGGCGTGCACACCACCCCCAATCCCTCGGGAAAGGGGTGGGTGAACCAACAGGGCGGCGAAGTGCTGAGCAACCACCGGCTCAAGGAGCGCGCTGTGGAGCAGGGACGCAGCGATGCGCAAAAGGCTAAGGTCGAGCACACCATCCACAACAAGGACGGGAAGATCGGGACAAAGAACAGCTACGGCGGCGACACCAATCCACCCAAGGATCGCAACCGCTAG
- a CDS encoding ThiF family adenylyltransferase, which yields MTEIAHGSNRRAVETELIVDHSFSAKPKPADRYLDFYEKLTEYVNRITGPAEALDLSVTARTFGVVEVRDDSSVFRYTENASALAGIAALTPALGVPKVAIVGTGGTGAYVLDFLAKTPVQEIHLYDGDEFLQHNAFRAPGAASLTQLRGRLTKVAYFQQMYDPMRRGIIPHPEHIDHTNVGELLEMHTVFVCVDSGPARKLIVDALRTSAVQCIIVGMGLQQTSNGLVGQIATTTARPGRWGPSTTAYRSGTRDGEAGGEYEKNIQIAELNALNAVMAVIKWKKLCGFYVDLEREGHTAYIIEGNGLVSDDHGESQ from the coding sequence ATGACTGAAATTGCACATGGTTCGAATCGGCGGGCTGTCGAAACGGAACTGATCGTAGATCACTCCTTCTCAGCGAAACCCAAACCGGCCGACCGCTATCTCGACTTTTACGAGAAGCTCACTGAGTACGTAAACAGGATTACTGGTCCGGCCGAGGCACTCGACCTTAGTGTCACCGCGCGCACGTTCGGCGTCGTCGAAGTGCGCGATGACAGCTCGGTCTTTCGCTACACCGAGAATGCATCTGCGCTAGCCGGTATTGCAGCCCTCACACCCGCGTTGGGTGTGCCAAAAGTCGCCATCGTCGGTACGGGTGGGACCGGCGCTTACGTTCTCGACTTTCTCGCAAAAACCCCCGTCCAAGAGATCCATCTCTACGATGGAGACGAGTTTCTCCAGCACAATGCCTTCCGGGCGCCCGGTGCAGCCTCACTGACGCAGTTGCGCGGACGACTGACTAAAGTCGCCTATTTTCAACAAATGTACGATCCGATGCGGCGCGGAATCATTCCTCATCCGGAGCACATAGACCACACGAATGTCGGCGAGTTGCTGGAAATGCACACGGTGTTTGTCTGCGTAGACTCGGGACCCGCACGCAAGCTCATCGTGGACGCGCTCAGAACATCCGCCGTGCAGTGCATTATCGTCGGCATGGGTCTCCAGCAGACGTCCAACGGACTTGTCGGACAAATCGCAACAACGACGGCTCGCCCAGGGCGATGGGGCCCGTCGACTACCGCGTATCGTTCCGGCACTCGCGACGGTGAGGCTGGTGGTGAGTACGAGAAGAATATTCAGATCGCAGAGCTCAATGCACTGAACGCCGTCATGGCGGTCATCAAGTGGAAGAAGCTCTGCGGCTTCTACGTCGATCTTGAGCGCGAAGGGCACACCGCCTACATCATCGAAGGGAATGGGCTCGTGAGCGACGATCATGGCGAATCTCAATGA
- a CDS encoding multiubiquitin domain-containing protein, translated as MGQSTEVNEVESAVNETDGVDEGERGEAERGRKQNTIYVNAEPHFVSDKDISFEEVVALARGLPTGPNILYGVTYQRGHGNKPMGTLVAGQTTKVKNEMIFSVTATDRS; from the coding sequence ATGGGTCAGAGCACTGAGGTCAACGAGGTGGAGTCGGCGGTTAACGAAACGGATGGGGTTGACGAGGGGGAGCGCGGCGAGGCCGAGAGGGGACGGAAGCAGAACACGATATACGTGAACGCCGAGCCGCACTTCGTGTCGGACAAGGACATCTCCTTCGAGGAGGTAGTCGCTCTCGCCCGAGGGCTGCCAACGGGTCCGAATATTCTGTACGGTGTCACATACCAGCGGGGCCACGGCAATAAGCCAATGGGCACCTTGGTCGCCGGGCAGACCACGAAGGTCAAGAACGAGATGATTTTCAGTGTCACAGCCACTGATCGATCCTAG
- a CDS encoding 5'-nucleotidase translates to MPYPIESKLVIAVASSALFDLRESDAVFQGQGEEPYRAYQREHQDDVLQPGVAFPFIRRLLSLNGSDPSDQPVEVILLSRNDPDTGLRVFNSIQSHGLAISRGAFVTGKAAYRYAPAFNASLFLSANEDDVRAAMLAGQPSGLVLHSAYEDDMADEELRVAFDFDGVIADDEAEVIFHETGDLGAFHQAEQENVLRAHNAGPLKELLIKIAALQQRERARASEDKSYESKVRIAIVTARNAPSHKRMITSLREWGIQVDETFFLGGIEKRRILEVFAPHIFFDDQRVHLDPASEWGAGPVQRPVRESTENVEVPTTVVPDRMTSAQWQRPGERSLGAGCGQRPEVAALFA, encoded by the coding sequence TTGCCCTATCCAATCGAGTCGAAGCTGGTGATCGCCGTCGCATCAAGCGCACTCTTCGATCTGCGTGAGAGCGACGCCGTGTTTCAAGGCCAGGGTGAAGAGCCTTATCGAGCGTACCAGCGCGAACATCAGGACGACGTTCTGCAACCGGGCGTGGCATTTCCGTTCATTCGTCGACTGCTGAGCCTCAATGGGTCAGACCCGTCGGATCAGCCAGTTGAAGTGATTCTCCTGTCTCGAAATGATCCGGACACCGGCCTTCGCGTATTCAACTCGATTCAGTCTCACGGACTCGCGATCAGCCGCGGCGCGTTTGTGACGGGCAAGGCGGCGTATCGATACGCCCCGGCGTTCAATGCGAGCTTATTTCTCTCCGCGAACGAGGATGATGTTCGTGCTGCCATGCTTGCGGGACAGCCTTCGGGTTTGGTCCTTCACTCCGCATACGAGGATGATATGGCAGACGAAGAACTGCGAGTTGCGTTCGACTTCGATGGCGTGATCGCCGATGACGAAGCAGAGGTCATCTTTCACGAGACTGGAGACCTTGGCGCATTTCATCAAGCGGAGCAAGAGAACGTCCTGCGAGCACACAACGCTGGGCCGCTGAAGGAGCTGCTCATCAAGATCGCCGCGCTACAACAACGCGAGCGCGCGCGAGCTTCCGAAGACAAGTCTTATGAGTCCAAAGTTCGCATTGCCATTGTCACCGCCCGCAACGCCCCGTCGCACAAGCGCATGATCACATCGCTGCGCGAATGGGGCATCCAAGTGGACGAGACATTCTTTCTTGGTGGCATCGAGAAGCGTCGCATCTTGGAGGTGTTCGCCCCTCACATCTTCTTTGACGATCAGCGCGTGCACCTTGACCCCGCCTCGGAGTGGGGTGCCGGTCCAGTGCAACGTCCTGTTCGGGAATCAACTGAGAACGTCGAAGTGCCGACGACCGTGGTACCGGACCGTATGACAAGCGCGCAGTGGCAGAGGCCAGGCGAACGGAGTCTAGGCGCGGGGTGCGGCCAGAGGCCGGAAGTTGCAGCACTCTTCGCCTAA
- a CDS encoding ImmA/IrrE family metallo-endopeptidase gives MDARTFDLDLILAEDNLVVCESEFEESGYAACLIRTPAQSGIMIAGNQEPGRRRFSLAHELGHYHIPSHQAVGSTLMCADSALRTRSSDAARIEWEANDFATELLMPFRLFSRDVERRDVSFKTVATLSSSDMYNVSLTAAAWRLVETCREVCALVVSIDGKVAWSVRSNSWRLPLPDVGRPVPVGTMAAAVLQGERPLSRAEALDPLTWLSSADGRWVASEDLRLFESTHAIPRLNQIISLLWVHES, from the coding sequence ATGGATGCGCGCACGTTCGATCTCGACTTGATTCTCGCCGAGGACAATCTCGTCGTCTGCGAGTCAGAGTTCGAAGAGAGCGGCTACGCCGCGTGTTTGATTCGGACGCCGGCACAGAGCGGCATCATGATCGCCGGCAACCAGGAACCCGGGCGCCGGCGATTCTCGCTCGCACACGAGCTCGGCCACTATCACATTCCGTCGCATCAGGCAGTCGGTTCGACCTTGATGTGCGCGGACTCGGCGCTTCGCACGCGTTCCAGTGACGCGGCGCGCATAGAATGGGAGGCAAATGACTTCGCGACAGAGCTTCTGATGCCGTTTCGCCTGTTTTCGCGTGATGTCGAGCGGCGAGACGTCAGCTTTAAGACAGTTGCAACGCTCTCGTCGTCCGACATGTACAATGTCTCCTTGACTGCCGCTGCCTGGCGGCTGGTAGAGACCTGTCGTGAGGTGTGCGCGCTGGTCGTGAGCATCGACGGAAAGGTTGCGTGGAGCGTGCGTTCGAATTCGTGGCGGCTCCCGCTCCCTGACGTTGGTCGGCCGGTGCCAGTTGGCACGATGGCTGCCGCCGTTTTGCAAGGAGAGCGGCCCCTCAGCCGTGCAGAAGCATTAGATCCGCTCACGTGGCTTAGTTCCGCTGACGGCAGGTGGGTGGCATCGGAGGATCTGCGTTTGTTCGAGAGCACGCACGCGATTCCGCGACTGAATCAGATCATCTCGCTGCTCTGGGTCCACGAGTCATAG
- a CDS encoding XRE family transcriptional regulator: MSSAYESGPEIDLGRRIAQFREERGLSQAALAKQMGTSQSAISQIESGERNPSFETLRQIAKALSVTPALLVGADVEQLEAHELAHFRLLRTLAPEAQQELQQFAAFLQMKQQKKPND, translated from the coding sequence ATCTCTTCGGCTTATGAATCCGGACCGGAGATAGACCTTGGGCGCCGAATCGCCCAGTTTCGCGAAGAGCGTGGGCTCAGTCAGGCTGCCCTCGCGAAGCAGATGGGCACTTCTCAGTCAGCGATCTCTCAGATCGAGTCTGGAGAGCGGAATCCGTCGTTCGAGACGCTGCGCCAGATCGCGAAGGCGCTGAGTGTCACGCCCGCGCTTTTGGTCGGCGCTGACGTAGAGCAGCTAGAGGCGCATGAGCTGGCGCATTTTCGGCTGCTACGCACGTTGGCCCCTGAGGCTCAGCAGGAGCTACAGCAGTTCGCGGCGTTTCTTCAAATGAAGCAACAGAAGAAGCCGAACGACTGA